ctgggaggagggagagaaacaaagggtctgtgtctgtctatatgctgcttttgtcggggatagaacaggaatggagtcttagaacttttcgtaagtaatctagctaggtatgcattagattatgatttctttaaatggctgagaaaagaattgtgctgaatagaataactattcctgtctgtgtatcttttttgtaacttaaggttttgcctagaggggttctctatgttttgaatctaattaccctgtaaggtatctaccatcctgattttacagaggggatttctttacttctatttactcctatttctattaaaagtcttcttgtaagaaaactgaatgctctttcattgttctcagatccaagggtttgggtctgtggtcacctatgcaaattggtgaggttttttatccaacatttcccaggaaagggggggtgcaagtgttgggaggattgttcattgttcttaagatcccaggGTCTGGgcctgtagtcacctaggcaaattggtgaggctttttaccaaaccttgtccaggaagtggggtgtaaggttttgggaagtatttggggggaaagacgtttccaaacagctcttccccagtaaccagtatttgtttggtggtggtagcggccaatccaaggacaaagggtggaatattttgtaccttggggaagttttgacctaagctggtaaagataagcttaggaggttttcatgcaggtccccacatctgtaccctagcgttcagagtgggggaggaaccttgacagggccaaaagaaatctgatgaggttcaacaaggacaagtgcagagtcctgcacttaggacggaagaatcccatgcactgctacagactagggaccgaatggctagacagcagttctgcagaaaaggacctaggggttacagtggacgagaagctggatatgagtcaacagtgtgcccttgttgccaagaaggctaacggcattttggactgtataagtaggagcattgccagtagattgagggacgtgatcatttccctctattccgcattggtgaggcctcatctggagtactgtgtccagttttgggcaccagactacaagaaggatgtggaaaaattggaaaaagtccagcagaaggcaaaaaaaatgattaggggactggagcatatgatttatgaggagaggctgagggaactgggattatttagtctgcagaagagaagagtgtagggggatttgatagctgctttcaactacctgaaagggagttccaaagaggatggatctagactgttctcagtggtaccagatgacagaacaagtagtaatggtctcaagttgcagtgggggaggtttaggttggatattcggaaaacctttttcactgggagggtggtgaagcactggaatagtttacatagagaggtggtggaatctccttccttagaggtttttaagatcaggcttgacaaagccctggctgggatgatttagttggggttggtcctgctttgagcagggggttggactagatgacctcctgaggtcccttccaaccctgatattctatgattgtatgtgttctaatcctttaatcattctcatggctattCTCTGAACCTGCTGCAATTTATGAAATCCTTTttaattgtgggcatcagaactggacacaggattccagtattccagcggtcacaccagtgccaaatacagagttaaAATAGCTTCTCTACTCTTACTTGTAATTCCCTTGTTgctgcatccaaggattgcattagttcCCTTGGCCACAACTGATTATCCTTCACAACCTCCAAATCCTTTTTCAGgggtagagtcccccatcctgtaagtatggctgaTATTCTTTGTTCCTCGACATATGCGATTACAGTTCGCCATATTGAAACTCATAGTCAACAGGATTTCTGCAAGCCACTCTCAGCCCATTGTAGCACCATGAAACTCACCGAACAGGCTTGGTGGGCAGTTTTAGAAGAACTGCTAGCATAACGAAGGCGATAATTCCCTGCGGGCCAAGGTACCACTTAAGCCATGTTTAAAGCCATGGTAGGTTGCACACAGGATTTTATTCAAGCCTGCACAGAGGTAATTTACCCTCAGGGCCCCATTCACACACAGCTCATGGTTAGAAGTGTTTGTATCCGAAAATGGATTGTTGTTGATCAGGCGGCTAGGACAACCCAGCGATGGCACAATGTTAGGGAATCCTGTTCCATGTGCACCATGCACTGCGGCAGTTAGTTACAGCAAGGACAGTCCCGATAGCTAGGGTCTTGCTTTCTGTTTCTTGGTtcagaaaaaacaacaaggagtacttgtggcaccttagagactaacaaatttatgtgggcataagctttggccggctccgcagctcccattggccgggaaccgtgaccaatgggagctgcgggggcggtgcctgcgggcatgAGGGCAggcgcagagcctccctggctgcccatgcacctaggggctgcagggacctggcggctgcttccgggagccatggtAAGCGCCGCCGGAACCCtgcagccctcccacaccccaaacccctgtcccaccctggagccccctcctgcaccccaaacccctcatccctggccccactccagagcctgcacccccagctggagccctcacccccctccaacaccccaattccctgccccaggccggtgaaagtgagtgagggtgggggagagtgagtgatggagggaggggggatggagcgagtggggatagggcctcggagaaggggtgggggcttggagaaggggtggggcaggcaatGGGCagtggtgtttggttttgtggcattagaaagttggcaaccctacagctgtggggagctgtggaTCCTACACCTGCCCGGGGCggagaggctggggggtggggacatgggtCGGGGGCTGCTCTCCTTTGAAATCTGGGGGTCCCCTGGAGCTTGCTGCCGTTGGGGAAGCTTTAGGAGGTAGGAGTGGTCAGGGCGCTCCCTCAGGCAGTCACTCCCtgccctccttttcttcctaactgGCTGGGATGTCACAACCAGAGCCCGAGGCTGCCTGGGTGACACAAGGGTTTCAGGGCCTGGGCCTGTGTGAGGATCACCCAGCTGGGATGTTTACGGCTCTTTTCGGGAGAGCGTTGCGATCAGCTCAGGTGTCTTGGCTGAGTTCCAGCTAGACCTTTGCGTTCCTTTCCAGCTCGATGCACAGGGACAGCCTTAGGGGAAATGAGGCCATGGGCCAATTTGTATTGTGGCACCCGGGTGTCCCACCTTGCCCCCTCCATCGCCCCTGGCCCCCCACCCATTCCCCCATCACCCCAggcccccaccacctccctatccatcccatcatcactcctccccactgcctcctctgccccccccattcccccatcacccctgccccccccacctccttatCCATCCCCCCATCGCTcttggcccccactgcctcctctggccctccacccattcccccatcacccctggcctccaccacctccctatccatccccccattgctcctggcccccgctgcctcctctggccccccacccattcccccatcacccctggcctccaccacctccctatccaaccccccattgctcctggcccccactgcctcctctgGCCCTCCACCCATTCCCCCATCATCCCTGGCCCCCACCACCTTCCTATCCATCCCCCCATCggtcctggcccctgctgcctcctctggcCCCACACCCATTCCCTCATCACCCTGGGCACCCTCTGCCTCCCCATCCATTCCCCCCATCACCCTggtctccactgcctccccaggcCACCCAACCatccccccattgcccctggcttctgctgcctcccccaggtTCTCAaccatccccccatccctccaagcCCCTGCTGCTTCCCTATCCATCCCCCATCGGCCCTGGATCATGCTGCTTTCCCTGGCCCCTCACCCATTCCCCCTGGTCCCCGCTGCCTCCCCGGGCTGCCCATCTTCCCCACCGCCGCCGaaccccactgccttccccccatttccccaagCTCCCTTCCATGGCCTcacaccccaccctgctccttgacTCTTGACCACGGCGCCCCCCTGACCACAACACCCACCTGTGAGGCTGGCCCTGTCGACGCAGAACATAGGGCCTGCTGTTTCTCATTGATGGGTGTGGTGACTGGAGAATGCGATGGCCCGGGTGGGTGATTCAGCCTGAGACAAGGTGAACCTCAGGTTCATACTGTGATTCacaggccagatgggaccattgtgatcattcaGCCTGATcccctgcatggcacaggccagagaaattcTCCCAGCCATCCTTGCATCAAGTCCAACAGCACGTGGCGGGGATAGACAAGTAAAGCTTCACTCTGTCTCAGGGAATAGGCTCCCACAAAGCCTGTAGATGATTCAGGCTGGCTCCTAAGAAGGCCTGGTTTGCACCGAGTTCAGTATAAGATGGCCAGTTTTCAGAGCGGAAAGAGGTAAATATCAGGGTCCCCCAGGAGCCTGTACTGGGACCAGAActcttcaacatattcataaatgatctggaaaaaggggtaaacagtgaggtggcaaagtttgcagatgatacaaaattactcaagatagttaagtccaaggcagactgttaagagttacaaagggatctctcaaaactgggtgactgggcaagaaaatggcagatgaaattcagtgctggtaagggcaaagtaatgcacattggaaaacataatcccaactagacatacaaaatgatggggtctaaattagctcttgcCACTCTAaaaagagaacttggagtcactgtagatagttctctgaaaacatctactcaatgtgcagcagcagtcaaaaaaggaagCAGAATATAAGGACCcagtaggaaagggatagataataagacagaaaatatcataatgcctctatgtaaatccatggtacacccacaccttgaataccatgTGCAGTTGTGgttgcccatctcaaaaaagagatattagaaatggaaaaagtacagagaagggcaacaaaaatgattaggggtatggaacagcttctgcatgaggagagattacaaagactgggactgttcagcgtGAAAAAGAgaggactgaggggggatatgagaggggttgataaaatcatgactggtgtagagacaGTGACTAAGAGAATGTTATATACCCCGTCACATAACACTAGAAgtaggggtcatccaatgaaattaatgggcagcaggtttaaaacaaacagaaggaagtatttcttcatacactgcacagtcaacctatgggactcattgccaggggatgttgtgaaggccaaaagtataactgggttcagaaaagaattagagaGGTTCACCgaagataggtccatccatggctattagccaagatggtcagggacacaacaccatgctctggatgtccctaagacTGACTGGcagaagctggaagtggatgacaggggatggatcacttgatgattgctctgttctgttcattctctttgaagcaTCTGCCTTTGGCCACTgagggaagacaggatactgggctggatggtccATTGGGCTGAcctggtatggccattcttatgagatGGTTTCTGGGGATTCCAGTAGCCCacatgctccctcccccacaatatTTGGGGGCAGATTCCTTCCTATCTTTTTGGGGCAGGCAGCAGGCTTGCTCCCCACACTGGCCATCTCTAGGGGGTACCTGTAAAGGCCCGCTGCCCGCTACATCCTTAAAGAGCTTCAGGGGAGTGGGTGACCTGTTTCCTTCCCACCCGCCTTCAGCAGCGGTGAAGCAGCACTGGGTGCGTCTACACAGTGCGTGGCggcccatggcagcaagtctcaggcTTGCGGTACAGCGTTAAGGATAACTTGGGGCTATCCCCAAAGGACGCTGGGGCTCAGGCCAGAACTCAGGCTCTGAAGTCTAGGGAGGTGGGTGGatttcagagcccgagctccaccTGAACGTCCACATAGCCGCTTTTAGCACCATAGTGCGAGCCCCGCAAGCCTGTTGGCCCGGCCTCTGTGACTGTCTGCTGTGGGCGATACAGAGGTCTGCCTTTCCCCGGGCCCTAGAGTTCAGCTGTAAGGGAAACACAAGGGTAGTGTCTCTCTCGTCTGAAGCATGCAGAAGCAGATACCAGGTAAAGTGAGCTTGGGCATTCTCCTAGATTTGGGGGTGAGGGAGCTGGAAGTTTGACGCAGCTCATTGCAGAGGTGCGGGCCTGCCATGTGAGGTCCTCCTAGTGGTCAGGGAGACTAGGCTATGGCATTGGGGTGCGGTTTGGGCATTGTCCCTCATTGGAGTACACCGAGCAGAGGGGAATGTGAAAGATGCGGCTTCCCCAGAGGCTGAACTTCCGTGACTCACAAGCTGATTACAGTCACCTTAATTAAAAACACACAGTTTGAGAAATGTCACTAACCCACCTCTACTGTAAAccactaagaacataagaatggccatactgggtcagaccaaagatccatccaatccagtatcctgtctgccgacagtggccaatgccaggtgccccagaggggtgaacttaacaggtaatgatcaagtgatctctctcctgccatccatctccaccctctgacaaacagaggctagggacaccattccttacccatcctggctaatagccattaatggagttagcctccatgaatttatccagttctcttttaaaccctgttatagtcctagccttcacaacctcctcaggcaaggagttccacaggttgactgtgcactgagtgaagaagaacttccttttatttgttttaaacctgctgcccattaatttcatttggtggctcctcgttcttatattatgggaacaagtaaataacttttccttattcattttctccacaccactcaagattttatagatctctatcctatccccccttagtctcctcttttccaagctgaaaagtcccagcctctttaatctctcctcatatgggacccgttccaaacccctaatcattttagttgcccttttctgaaccttttctaatgccagtatatcttttttgagatgaggggaccacatctgtacgtagtattcaaggtgtgggcataccatggatttatatgaggACAATAAGagattctctgtcttattctctatccctttcttaatgattcctaacatcctgtttgctttttgactgcccctgcacactgcgtggatgtcttcagggaagtatccacgatgactccaagttgtttctcctgattagttgtagctaaattagcccccatcatattgtatgtattgttggggttattttttccaatgtgcattactttacatttatccacattaaatttcatttgccattttgttgcccaatcacttagttttgtgagatctttttgaagttcttcacagtctgctttggtcttaactatcttgagcaaactttgccacctcactgcagCATcagcatctgcaaactttgccacctcactgtttacccctttctccagatcatttatgaataagttgaataggattggtcctaggactgacccttggggaacaccactagttacccctctccattctgaaaatttaccttttattcctaccctttgttccctgtcttttaaccagttctcagtccatgaaaggatcttccctcttatcccatgataacTTAATTTAcctaagagcctttgatgagggaccttgtcaaaggctttctggaaatctaagtacactatgtccaccggatcccccttatccacatgtttgttgaccccctcaaagaactctaatagattagtaagacatgatctccctttacagaaaccatgttgacttttgcacaacactTTATGTCcctctatgtgtctgacaattttattctttactattgtttcaactaatttgcctggtactgacgttagacttactggtctgtaattgccaggaacacctctagagcccttcttacaTATTGGCGTTacatcttccagtcattgggtacagtagctgatttaaaggacaggttacaaaccatagttaatagttccgcagtttcacatttgagttctttcagaactcttgggtgaatgccatctggtcccggtgacccgttactgttaagtttctcaattaattccaaaacctcctctagtgacacttcaatctgtgacaattcctcagatttgtcccctacaaaagacagctcaggtttgggaatctccagCTTTGTGAACATCCCCAAGTCCATGAATTTCCATGAACGGCTCTGCCATTTTGCCACTGGTGTTGAGGCAAATGGTCTCAGTCCAAAGACAGCAAAGAGTGCATGTACTGTAAGGGTTCTGTGCAGGATCTCTTTTTACCTGGGgatctgcttttttcccctcttctctccGATCTGTGAAGAAGGCCTGAGAGGGTTGGTGGTTTGTTTGTATTTAAGCACTGGTTATCACTGCTTGCATTTACATTTAGGCATGTCATGCCTTTCCCTCCCTGTTTTTGCTAGAAGCCCCTTTATGTGtgtaaagggaaagaaaagatcaGTGGTCCTTGAGTGCTCACAACCTAACTGAAGGGTTGAATCTTTAACCAAGCCttcctttctccaaaatgttcaTTAGGCATCGGAGTTAAATGCAAGCCACAAAAGGAAACAGAGCCAAACAAAAGGGCCTTGTCGTCACTACAAAATTACCATATATTATAGCTCAGGCTCATGTCTGCCCAgggtgcccagaaaggacagacaagttctctcaCAATACACTGCAAAAGTGGGGAAGCTTATTGTACAGCTACAAGCCATGTCACGTGTCCTCAGAAGTCTGCACAACACACCAGCTGGTAAAATGCCAGTGTGGACCCAGGGCATTATGACAAAGGGTCTGTTATTCTGTAGTGTGGCCAGGACCCTTCGCGACAGGGTAATGATGGAAGTAACTCCAGGGTAGATCACTCAAATTAACGCAGTCGAGACATTGTactaaaaaaaacctgttcctcTCTCAGTTGTTCCACCTTCATTCTCTTGACTTTTGTGATGACAAGTTCTCTGAAGACTCTTCCAGGGCAGACAAGATTTTAACTTCTAATAAAAAGAATAAGCATAGGGGGAAAATGAAACTCTTTTGGGGGGCAAAATCTATTCCAGCCTCCTTTATTGATCataaaaagccaaaaaaaaaaaatggcaggagcccattttttaaatcaaattctattgcaggtcacctttaaatcAACTGCTGATTTAAATCTTTAAACCTTTAAATCAGTTGCCCCCCACCCACTAAAAGGCAACTTCCTGGAAATACTTAGAGTGCAAACAAACCCCCATCAGCTTCAGAGCTCTGTGCTGAGTGCCCAGCGAGAAGGCAGGCTGGGAGATGCCGGTCCATACTTTAATTCTCTCTCCAGTCCTACAACCTAAGCCGTGGCTGACTAGTACTAGGACAGAAGAACATCTAGGAACTACAGGAGGTAGTAGGGTCCCATTGGGCTCAGCCCCAGGGCTCAGAGACCAGCTGGGGTCCCACTGGGCTCAGCCCCAGGGCTCAGAGACCAGCTGGGGGCCCACTGGGCTCAGCCTAACTGAAACCTCTGCTGACCAACCACctatgtatcatagaatcatagaatatcagggttggaagggacctcaggaggtcatctagtccaaccccctgctcaaagcaggaccaatccccaatttttgccccagatccctaaatggccccctcaaggattgaactcacaaccctgggtttagcttccagcagctcccattggcctggagcagcgaaccgcggccactgggagccgtgatagGCTGAACCTGCGAatgcggcagataaacaaaccagccaggcccgcaaggggctttccctgcacaagcgctggaacaagtttgggaaccacttgTCTGAGTGCGTAGAGTTAGGTTTTTAGAACTCAGCAATGTCTGCTTCCAAtgagacataagaacataagaatggatgtcgtccagctagcccagtatcttgtcttctgacagtggctggtgccagatgcatcagaggaaatgaatagaacagggcaatttattgagtgatccatcccctgttgtccagtgcCAGCTCCTGGTAATCAGAGGcagcacccagagcatggggttgcattcctgaccctCTTGGGTACTAGCCACTGAATCATTTTGTAGGTCTCATTGGGATTACCTTATtcattgtgcattactttgcatttatcaacactgaatttcatctgccattttcatGCCCGGTCAccccgttttgtgagatccctttgtaactcttctgaatcagctttggacttaagtatcttgagtaATTGTATATAGTCTATTAATTGTATATAGTTATAGCCcatgaaaccttatgcccaaataaatttgttagtctccaaagtgccacaagtattgattgttgtttttgctgattcggctacccccctgaaacctgtatatagtctgcaaactttgccccctcaccgtttacccctttttccagatcatttatgaatatgttgaacagcacaggtcccagaacagatccttgggggaaccCAAAGTTCACCCCCTTGCATATACCAATTTGCTACTCAATTGCCTGCCTTAACCAGGGTCTTCTAATACAAGCAGATGAGTCGCTGGGACCCCCTCATCACACCTACGTAACGAGGCTAACCTTGCTCCTAAATGCACTGCTCAAACCAGTCACAATCCTCTGAGCTAGCTGCCTGTGTACTCTGGTAGGTGTGGGCAGGCAAACAGGTTGTGTCAGAGAGGATGGACTCCTATGCCAGAGATAGCCTTGAGCCGCTCCCTATGGAGGAAGTTGCCACTTAAACTCAGAGGGATGTTAgatagtagaaagaaaaggaggacttgtggcaccttagagactaaccaatttatttgagcataagctgtagctcacgaaagcttatgctcaaataaattggttagtctctaaggtgccacaagtactccttttctttttgtgaatacagactaacacggctgctactctgaaaccttagatagTAGAGAGTCTTAAACAtgtgagggaaggagagagccaCCAGGGCCTGAATGGGGACTCCCAGGCAGCAAGGAGGTGGCATGGATATGCTTGGGAGGTAGGGTAAATTCCCAATATTCCCGGGAAGGAGGGAGGAATCTAGGTGGGTTCTCCCATGGGCTAttctgcatagggccccagaaatCCCAGGGCCAGTCCTGAGAGGAGGAAATATTGTTATGATCCTAGACAGGATCCCGTCTTCGCTCCTGAGTGACATTGAGAACATCTCCCTGAGGCAGAGTCAGTCCAGACAAGTCTCTTTATCTTCCCTGCTCTGGATTCTGTTGATTTTCTACCACTGGCTTCCCCCCCTGGAGCTCGCCTATGGTGTTGGGTGTGCGCATGCACGTCTCAGAAATCAAGCAGCTGGGATGGGAAATATGCACTTGCTTGTTTATTCTCTCCACTCTTCCTTGTACAGTGCATAACCCTGGAGCTGCTCCAAGGGAAACACCTCATCAGCCATGCAGCAAAGCTTGTTCTGGTCTCCGCCATCAGACATGTACCAGGGAGTAGCCTGGAGGATACACAGCGAGAGAGAACCAAAGACCAGAAGGGAGGGCGGCTTCAGAGGGTGCTACTACCACTCAGAACAGCAGTTGAGGGGAACAACTGCAAACGATCCTAACGTTGGGGTAACTCTAGGTGAAAATGTCTCCAGGGGCCAGGCCCGGGTCGGGGAAGGAGAGCAGCCTGGAAGGAGTTAACAAGAAATCAAGCAGCTGGCGGGCTGTTGAGAAGCTTAGGACTTTCCTTCCCTGGTGTGACAGCTGAGAAGCTAATTAGACATTGGGTGCATGGTACCAGGCCCCGAAAACACGCCAAGGCTTCCCTTCctttattgttttcatttattatttgtacagcaGTCGCACCTAGGTGCCAGAGTCACAGCCCAGGGCTCCAACTGTTTTGTACGTACAATTCATGCCTTCTGCTTTGCTATACAACAGTAAAGGGTATCTCACATAGCACGCATGACAACGGCAACAGTGACAAAGCATGCGTGTCTGCCAAAATCTGTGTCTCtggcacacaaacacacacgcccGGATGTGCACTTGACGGAGTGACAAATGCGTCAGCCAAGCGGCGCGTCCTTCTCAGAggcacaccacacacacacacacacacacgcgcacacacatacacacagagtttCTTATTCTTGATGAACAGCAGGAACGAAGCTCTTGCCAGGGAGGCATCTGCAGCCAGCTATAAGCGTGCGAGAGAGCTGAGCGTGAAGCCGGGGCCTGTGGTGAGCATCCTAGCCGCAGCGGGGAGGCGCCAGGATTCTGTCAGGCCGAAGGGCTCCTCCCCACGCCTCACAGCCCGTTCCTCAGAAGGGCGCAGAGGACGCTGGCTGTAAGCCCCGCGGCCGTGGCGGCGTAGCTGCTGCCCACGCTGCCCGCCCCGTTGTGGTTGCAGAGGTCGGTACTGCAGCAGGAAACGTTCTGCTTTCCCACGGTGAAGTCCTGGTAGTTCGGCTGGCACGACGCAGCGCACTCCTTGTTGATGACATTGAAAAAGCCCACGACGTCTGGAAGGAAGACAACATGGTTTCAttttgggcggggagggggtgcgGAAAGGGTCTATGTGGGTTGCCTgtcactgcccctgccccccacatcaATCCCTGTCCCGTGCATATCCCAGAAGCACTCCCTCCCGTCAGGGTCACCCAGAAGGAGGTGGGGGCAAAAAGGGTAGCTTGCCCTGGGCCCCCTACCTGAGAGGCCCCTGAACCCGAGTGGTGGTGTGACCTGGTGCCCGGCGTTACACCACTACTCGGTGCATATGAACCCAGCCGTCTCCTCTATTATGATGGAGGAGGCACCGGGCCAAATCTGAGCGAGTGACGCTGCGACCTGGTGCATGGGGCCGCAGCACCACTTAGGTTTGGGGGCCCGCtgacagaggggtggctgggccaaaccagACTGGGTCGGCAacccccatgcaccaggttgcaacgCCTGGAGCGAGAAGCCAGGCTTAGCccccaggacaggagctgctgcagcagggtgtgtggggggcaggatcACACTCTCTTCCAGGCAGAGCGGACTATGGAACTTGGGGGCCTGGCCCAGGAGGGGAGCTGGGATGGAGACGGGGCGCTCTTCTCGCCTTGACGGAGGGGAAGACTGGGATTGAGGGGCCCCCTTgctgggagagggagctgtgGCGGGTGCTGTTCAGTTAGCCCCTCCCCTCGCCCACGGACATAAACGGATCTTGAAGAGGGCGAGGCTAATTCTCTCCCAGGACAGAAACAGCCTGGAGGGCTGTTCTGTTTCCTTGTAGCCTGTCTTCCACTCTCACTTAAGGCCTGAAGGCCTCTAACTACAGGGGTGTGGCAGGAGCCCTGCTACAGGTCTCTATTCACAAgaggcacaggtgctg
The Natator depressus isolate rNatDep1 chromosome 2, rNatDep2.hap1, whole genome shotgun sequence DNA segment above includes these coding regions:
- the PSCA gene encoding prostate stem cell antigen, translated to MKAFLVILLAAVLCTEPGGSLKCYTCKMQLSNSNCQTQKLCGNDSQACKTDVINVVGFFNVINKECAASCQPNYQDFTVGKQNVSCCSTDLCNHNGAGSVGSSYAATAAGLTASVLCALLRNGL